Proteins encoded by one window of Heterodontus francisci isolate sHetFra1 chromosome 12, sHetFra1.hap1, whole genome shotgun sequence:
- the LOC137375703 gene encoding adipogenesis regulatory factor-like, with translation MASVKKSFEELKSTTQTAAKGMADTTVQAAQEAVQQVAESSKETTKTATEEASKQTQTAINSVASKAQDSIKGLGQRLVQK, from the exons ATGGCATCAGTGAAAAAATCATTTGAAGAGCTGAAGAGCACAACACAGACAGCTGCAAAGGGAATGGCAGACACAACAG TGCAGGCAGCTCAAGAAGCAGTTCAACAGGTGGCCGAATCATCCAAGGAAACTACTAAAACAG CTACTGAAGAAGCATCAAAACAAACGCAAACTGCTATCAACTCTGTTGCTTCCAAAGCACAGGACAGCATCAAGGGTCTCGGGCAGAGACTTGTGCAGAAATGA